A window from Brachyhypopomus gauderio isolate BG-103 chromosome 6, BGAUD_0.2, whole genome shotgun sequence encodes these proteins:
- the LOC143516126 gene encoding uncharacterized protein LOC143516126: MKDRHFIFSLRLMFHLHNQKVNQEFKQDMMRIALDPLEVDNNGRLSIAETAHALKKEGVIEVMEMKGLLHEEESSRSWQHFSVGLFPIDQSNEEKVAVLFAEQKEEHLTIIRIANCTANLQDLKSLYPPEMMSSEEQSTGKIRMPWLTDSVVDTRLSQLVERAQNVILIPTFNFILWWRDWQKNKAIQDVHLKCIKDVKKNTKVLIPRVVGHKTPESGNHFILWVFDGVTSEIKLYDSLGKTKTIVDQDMELLWCWN; this comes from the exons ATGAAGGACAGGCACTTCATATTTTCCTTGAGACTCATGTTCCACCTCCATAATCAGAAGGTAAATCAGGAATTCAAACAAGACATGATGAGGATTGCATTGGACCCTTTAGAAGTAGATAACAATGGAAGACTTAGTATTGCTGAAACAG CACATGCACTCAAGAAAGAAGGGGTAATTGAAGTTATGGAAATGAAAGGGTTGCTTCATGAAGAAGAAAGCAGTAGGAGCTGGCAGCACTTCTCAGTTGGTCTTTTTCCAattgaccaatcaaatgag GAAAAAGTAGCAGTCCTTTTTGCTGAACAAAAAGAGGAGCACCTGACCATAATAAGGATTGCGAATTGCACAGCTAACCTTCAAGatctgaagagtttgtaccccCCTGAAATGATGTCCAGCGAGGAACAGTCAACTGGAAAAATCAGAATGCCATGGCTGACGGATAGC GTAGTAGATACAAGACTTTCTCAGCTGGTGGAAAGAGCACAGAAT GTCATCCTTATTCCGACATTTAATTTCATACTTTGGTGGAGAGACTGGCAAAAGAACAAAGCAATTCAAGATGTGCATCTAAAATGCATTAAG GATGTAAAGAAGAACACAAAAGTGCTCATTCCCCGTGTTGTTGGACACAAAACTCCAGAATCTGGGAACCACTTTATTCTGTGG gTCTTTGATGGGGTGACATCTGAAATTAAACTGTATGATTCTTTGGGGAAGACCAAAACAATTGTGGACCAGGACATGGAATTGTTATGGTGt TGGAATTAG
- the LOC143516127 gene encoding uncharacterized protein LOC143516127, protein MCAEVKDSIRSHWHCSQCGKIILKRANFDVHLNSHGCLTKKAEKTEPSEQKSKQQEQTIHEETKSTLKCHTCHVSFASEYNFRRHQNVIHASVTEPIFCIDEERGIFFTAKDKTGVRVPIHVMKSIKNQVIACETDNCKQYMDMTERSGRPGRECLHLCRVQTAAVHTPPAALKEDCLQNMMDKGLISSSRVNECIKLNNHACKARSCCVYPVFYGDFGFSKRYVHFSVYTGESDNWCRFGRTRVTFDTGTGQWSCRCKGTSNPSRCVHRYLCMWWTFQERQDLLMYFDDTDSDMEVDEQYETTSKETKGHLDSTDILSMTSYMRKHKMIPEELSEDFCVVREVPKKFETLETICPYCPGPTPPELSPPKLFTKEAVVYGLCSVTKGLYD, encoded by the exons ATGTGTGCAGAGGTCAAGGATTCTATAAGAAGTCACTGGCATTGTTCCCAGTGTGGGAAAATTATTCTTAAACGTGCAAACTTTGATGTTCATTTAAATTCTCATG GCTGTTTAACCAAAAAAGCAGAAAAAACAG AACCATCAGAACAAAAGTCAAAGCAACAAGAACAGACCATACATGAAGAAACTAAGAGTACACTGAAATGTCATACATGCCATGTCTCATTTGCAAGTGAATACAATTTCAGACGgcatcaaaatgtaatccatgCAAGTGTGACAGAACCCATTTTTTGCATTGATGAAGAGAGGGGGATCTTCTTTACTGCCAAGGACAAAACTGGAGTTCGTGTTCCCATCCATGTCATGAAATCCATAAAAAATCAAGTAATTGCTTGTGAAACTGATAATTGTAAGCAGTACATGGATATGACAGAAAGAAGTGGAAGGCCAGGCAGAGAATGTCTTCATCTCTGCAGAGTTCAGACAGCAGCAGTTCATACTCCTCCAGCTGCACTTAAGGAAGATTGCCTTCAAAACATGATGGATAAAGGCTTGATTTCTTCTTCTAGGGTCAATGAATGCATCAAATTAAACAATCATGCCTGCAAAGCAAGATCCTGTTGTGTCTATCCTGTGTTTTATGGTGACTTTGGATTTTCAAAAAGGTATGTGCACTTTTCTGTGTACACAGGAGAAAGTGACAATTGGTGCAGATTTGGTAGAACCCGGGTCACTTTTGATACTGGAACTGGTCAATGGAGTTGCCGGTGCAAAGGCACAAGTAATCCCTCCCGATGTGTTCATCGTTACCTGTGCATGTGGTGGACTTTCCAAGAACGCCAAGACTTGCTTATGTACTTTGATGATACAGACAGTGATATGGAAGTGGATGAGCAATATGAGACAACTTCAAAAGAAACTAAAGGGCATCTAGACTCAACAGACATTCTAAGCATGACAAGTTACATGAGGAAGCATAAAATGATTCCTGAAGAGCTTTCTGAGGATTTCTGTGTGGTTAGGGAGGTACCCAAGAAGTTTGAAACACTTGAAACCATCTGTCCTTACTGCCCTGGACCTACTCCACCTGAGCTCTCACCTCCTAAACTGTTTACCAAAGAAGCAGTTGTGTATGGACTTTGTTCTGTCACCAAAGGTTTGTATGATTAG